AGAAAATTTGACCATGCAAACCCATCGCTAACAACTCCACCCATCCCCTCAAAGACACCGGGGCCTATGGCCCCTGCAATTCCACCGAATAATGCCCCCATACCGATGTTATAGCCGAAGTTGCCTCCATTGATCGCCGTATTGACGGCTGCTGCCGCCATTCCTCCCAGCATACCGGCAAGTATAGCGCCGCCGCCCATGTACCAAGTAGCCCAACCGACCACAATCCCCGTGATGAGAGCCGGGAGGGATTTGAAGAAGTTTTTGAAAAAGTTCCCGAGGTCGCTCCAGAAGTCGTGACCGGTCGGGTCGATGTACTTGACGGGATTGTTTCTGACGTAGCTGTAACGATTGAGCGTCTGAGGATCGCCCGGCGACGGAACGATCGGATCGGGAGAAATAAACCGCGCCAGGTCGGGATCATAGTATCTGGCGCCATAGTAGTAGAGACCGAACTCCGGATCAAGAATCTGGCCGGTGAACCGCCGCTCGGACTCAAGATTCGTCCCCTCACTGCGAGATATTTTTCCCCACTTCCGGGCGTCGAGAAGCTTCTAACAAGTGGAGGATTATTTCTCAAGAGTAAAATCTAGCTGCGCGGCCTCGTTGAGGCTGCCACGACTTCTGTGAAGACTAGCCGTTGTCCTTCGACATTGATCGACAACCTGCAGCGTCCGGCCCGAGCGAGGAATAGACGACGATCTCTATTCGCAACTCACCCGACTCGCTCCCGGCAAAGTGGCGGAGGGAAGAAAAAAGATTTTTCGGAACGCTAGTTGATCGTCAGGCTCAAAACTTTCTGGTCCTCACCGCCCAAAACATCGACGACCTTGAAGGTTAGCGCCACGGGGGCGACGGTCGGTGCTGCCGGTATGCCGCTGATCACCCCAGTCGCGGGAGCCAGGCTTAGCCCCGCAGGTAAATTGCCCGACTCCTCCGTCCACGTGCGCGGCGCCTTCCCGCCCGAGGCCGCGAGCGTCTTACTGTAGCTATGTCCACTGGTTCCCGTTGGTAACGAACTCGTTGTAATCGTGATGGCCTTTTTGACGACTATCTTAAATCTGCGCTTTAGAGAGGCGCCGAGCTGATCGGTGATCCGGACAGTGAAAAATTTCCCCAAGAGAGCCGGAACCGTGGGAGTCCCCTCCAACATACCGTTTGCGACGTTCGGCGTGAGACCCGCCGGATAACTTCCTCCCGTTTTAGTGATCGTGTAGGGCGGAAGACCTCCGGTTACCAAAGGCTCGCTGTAAGCTACGGCGACCTCCGCGACCGGAAGAGGAGATGTACTGAGCGTCATCGGTGGAACGTCGGGACTAATGCTCAACAACCCGACTGCCGTAAGGAATTGTCCATCGGGGTTGGTAATCGTGACATCCCATGTCCCCTGGCTCGCCCCCGTCGTGTCAAGATTGAGCGTAATCCGGGTCGGAGAAACAAAAGTTACGGAGTTGACGACTACACCGCCGGTTACGGAAGCTGAGAGACGATTGAACCCTGGCCCTCCCGTGTCCGGACCAGGATCGAAGAACTCCGAACCGGAGACCGACGTTCCGTCGATCGTCACGTCGACCGAAGCTTGTCCTACCTCTACCGCCGCTGGACTCGCCGAGGCCGGAGTCGCCGGCGGAGCGGCTACCAGTTTTATCGCCCGAACACCCCACGTATCGGTCGCGCTCGCGTACTCCTGAAAGGTCCACATCGTCATGTTGTCGTTCGGATCGACGCCGACTTGGGAATAATCTCCCCAGCGCTCTGTACCCACAACAAACGTGTCATAGGAAAACGTGCTGCTTTGAGCGAGCGTAGGCGCTTGGGTCGTCCCGAGAGCGTCCGTGCGCAGGCGGCCGGCAGCCACGATGCCGGCAAATCCGGTGCTGGCATTGGCACTGGCTCGGCTCGCCGCGATCGCCATGTGGCCCTGTCCGGACATCGCCACGCTCGGAATCCAATAGCCAAACGGAGTGCTCGCTGCGGAATCGAAAAGAGTTCCGCTTTGAATGAGATTCGGCGTGCCGGAAAGGTTCCCGATCTGGTACCAGCGGGAGCCGTTGCGCCCGCCCAAGTTACTGCCAACCCCGGCGCTATTCACTTGAATGTTGTGCGCCGTCCACAAAGTTTTGGCGCCGGTGATCGCGTTGGTGTGAATGGACGCGGCGTATAGACGATCATCCAATGCGTCGAGATTCGGACCGGGAGAGGGCTGCACCTGGTCGATAGGAGATGTCGTCGTCGGAACGGCCAGCGTCAGGTTTCCCGAGATCGAAGGGGTTCCGCCGGGGTTGCTGACGCGCCTCAGGACGAGCTTGTTGAAGGTACACACGTCAACGCCGATGAAATAGCCGGTGGTCGCATTCGGATCGTCGTTGTGGACTCCTTGAGGGGTGAAGAGGCCGGTGCTGGGGCACGTGTTGCCGGCAACGTGGCGGAACGCCGTGACCGTGAGAGTATTCGCAAGCAGATCGGCCTTGTTGATGACGAAGGCGGTGGTGCCGGTGAAGAAGTTGCCGTTGAACATATTGACACCCACGTAGAGAGCGAACTTGTCCACGCCGAGCGTATCGTAATCGGCGAACAAGCCGGTATCGACGTTGGGAGTCGGGCCGACCTGGTCGTTCTGAAAGCTGAAGAACGTAAAGCTCGAAAGGTTCGTGATCGTAGAGCCGCTGCTAACCGCGATCAGAATATTGTTGACGTTGTCCAGATCGATAATCGTGACGAACCAGCGGCCGGACAACCGATCGTAACGGACATGGGGGTCGCTCGTGCCGTTGACATTTCCTCCCACGGAAGCGAAGAAGCTGTCGGTATCCGTGTTGAGCCCGCCGAGAACGCCCGCCTTGTTGAAGACTTTGATCCTGTTGTTCGTGGCTACGAGGACCTGCGTGGGACCGACCGCGCCCATGCTGTCGGGGGGGACGCAATTGCAGCCCGGCTCGGTGGAGTCGACGCCTAAAAAACTTGTCCCGATGGTTTGAGGATTGCGCGGGCTAGGGACGGGTCGAGTCCGCGGCGCGCTATTCGCCGCCGGCCATTGGGAGACTTCCGGCGCCGGCGAATCACCTTCGGTCTTCGGCAGCCCCTTGAGCAGCGGCTTCCTCGGCCGTGGCGCGAACACTGCGCTGTCGGCGGCGCTCCGGCGCTGCGCTTCGCGGGCCATGATTTCCTCTACGGTTTCGGTGATGCCCGGCGCGCCTCTCCACGGAACGCCTTGTTCGTAAACATCGCCGGATTGCTCCGCGCCATCCTCGATGCCCTGCGCAACGCCGTCCGCGGCGAACAGGTGCGGGAGACGAGTCGCCTGGATGGTGACTTCTAGCAGGGCAAAGAACAGGACGAACCAGGAGTAGCGGCGTATCAATTGTCTAGCACGATAAAACATGCGTACTCCTTCGCTTCTAAATAGTCCGGCGGCTAAACCAGCGGCTTCTCAATTTTCTTTCGTTAACGGATACCGGTGTCGATACGGATGTCCAAACGTCGCTCTTGTCCCTCGTTAACTGTTACGGTGGCAGGTAGTTCCCTGGTGAAGCCGCCGCGGGGAAACGCGCCCGAAGAAATGCGATAGGAGCCCGGCGGCAGGTTGACACGATACTCACCCTGATCGTCGGTCACTGCCGACGCGACCTGCCGTCCGTCCAGACTGGAGACGATGACGCGAAAGCCGGAGACGGGCTCTGCTCCGCGTGTGCCCGGCCGTTCCACCGGAGCGAGCGGTCCTCTTGTTACTTTACCGGTAAGAGTTCCCATTCCCACTTGGGACTGTGTCTGCGAGAGACGGGATTCGCGTGGACTGATTGAATCAGGAGCGGATCCGCAAGCAACGACGATCATGGCCGGCAAACAGAGCGAGAGCATGAAGCTTAACCGAGCCATCGTTCTGCTAAGAATTACTCGACACACCTATTGAGTGTCAATCGATCCACTCACTGTGGCGACTGAAGCACAGAGGGCCGCCATGCGGCGGCCCCCTGTTCCGTCAGCCATAATTGAGCTGATCAGCAGAAGCCGATACGTGCGATGCGCGTGCCCCACAGGCTTTGAGTGTTGATCTTTTCATTAACGATCCAAGCCCGGTCGCCAGCAGAGCAGCCGGGATAGACCTGGGGATCTATGGAAACCGCCGAGTAGTCGCCCCACCGGCATGGTGGAGATCCACACGTAAAGTCGTTGTAGAATGTCGGACTGGTGAATATCGCAGTGCCGGGGCTGTTCATGCTGCCAAGAGCATCTCCGGACTGCCGTCCAGAAAATCTCACCTGCGCTTGCAATGGTGGCACCCCTGTATCAGTCGCCGACCAAGTGACAAAGGCATCGTTATTATCATTCGCCGCGATCGAGGGGTTGAAGTCGTCCGATGTGCCGGTCGCGAAGAAGAGCCCGCTTTGAGTGATCGCATTCGTGGATGTGTTGATTTCATAGAACCTCGGCGCGGCGAACCCGACAAAATTGATCGTGTGCACGTTCCAAAGCGAGTCGCCGATCTGCGTGCTGGCATTCTGAAAGCGATTATCGAGGGTGTCGAGCACGGCTCCTGTGCCGGGTTGAAGCGCATTGGGGGGACTAGTATAGGCGGTTACGGCTATACTGGACTGGAGTGTAAGGGATGCGGCGGCAGGCTGGCTCAGGTTCTCCCCTATGAAGAGGTCCAAATCGCTGTCAGCCGGCTCAGCTGCCACTAAAAATGTCCCATCATGTTGGTCAAGGACGATGGGCGGCGCCAGCGTGCCTGCGAGTCCGGTGAATAACGGGACAGAGAAACCGAGGCCGTTGTAAACGCGCGCCTTGGCGACGGGCATCATCGCCGCGCCTAGGAAATTGATTGCACCGTCAAAGATATTGCCGGTGATGATCACGGCGTCCTGATCCATTCCCAGTTGCGGAAAATCCCAAAAGTCGCCGGGATCACCGCTAAAGAAAACTGTATATTTCCACCAAGCGCCGCCGGGATTCGAGGTCTGAGAAACGGCAAGATAAAACTTGCGGATTGGATCGACGACTGACGTTGGCGCTCTGGTCGCCACGATAACAAAACGATTCCAGGTTCTGTCATAGACGACGCGCGGATCGAAGACATCCTCGACAACGCCGAAGAAGCCACTTAAGGAGAAGGCCTTAACGAATCCGCCGCCTTTATTGTAAATGCTGATGCGCGAATTGGTGATCTCTACAAAATTTTTGAGGCCCACTGCTCCGTGCGTGTCCGGTGGAGCGCAGAGTCCGCCGCCGCAGGAGGCGACTTCAGAAACTCCGTTAAAGTTTGGACCTGTGAGAAAGGGAGGGGCAAGTGGCTGAGGGCCGCTAACCCCGGATCGGGATCCACGTGTCCCTAGTTCGGCGGCTCTCTTTGCTGCATCGTATTTCTCGCGGCTTATCGTCGGCAAAAACGGCTTGTTAAATGGACGTCGTGGCATGAGCGCAAAGGCGGCTTGATCTTTTTCCATCGCTTCCTCGGTTCGCTCCTCCACCTCGACCGAGGTTGCCACGCCCGTTGCCTTGATCACGGTTCCCGGCGCCCTCTTAGCGGGCTCAGCCGGCGCGCTCGCCGCCCAAAAACCGACGATGAGGGCGACTAACCCTATCGCCACGCTACGAAGTAAATATTTTTGCTTTACTGCCATAATCCCTCCTTGAAGTTAATCTACATTTCGTCTGAATCGCGCTCACTTTGATGACCCGCGCCTTCACAAATGTTCCTCTTTCGACCCTTTTGTGATCTTTTGGCACAATGTACTCGAATGGAGATGGTGGTGAGTGCCTGGCTGGGATTTTTTTCGCGCAGCCAGTCTGAAATTGCGTGTGGGTGTTGTCAACTAATTTCCCGGGCTGTCGGAAATGGCGCTATCCATATCATTATCGGGGCAATTTCGTCAAGCGCATTGACGTGACACTATGCGCCTCTCGCGATCCTCGAACTTTGTTTCGCCGCGCAAAGCTGGTAAGAATTTTTGATTGCTATGGTTCGCGAAGAGAGAGTCGCATTCCAAAACGCGCGCAAGCAAAAGCTCGTCGGAGTTCTGCACCGGCCAGCGATGCCGCCGGACGCGGCGGCGATTCTCTGTCACGGGATGGAGTCGAGCAAGGAGATGAAGAAGTAAAACTGCCGGCCTCCTAGAACCCGCAGCCCCGATTGTCGAACGGATCTTGGATTAAGGAGGGGGCCCTTTCAATCCTGTCAAAATGACACTATCATCTGTTGCATTATGACATGGTACCAACCTCGCGCCATCGCTCGCCTCGTGGAAGATTCCCTGGAGGAAATGCCGGTCGTTATCGTGACCGGGCTCCGGCAGACGGGCAAGAGCACGTTTCTCCAACACGAGAAGGCTCTGTCCTCGCGCCGTTATGTGACCCTGGACGATTTTTCTCAACTTGCGGCGGCCCGGAGCGACCCCGAAGGTTTCGTTCGATCGGACGAGCCCCTGACCGTCGACGAGGCGCAAAAGTGTCCCGAGCTGCTCACCGCCATCAAGCGGGAGGTGGATCGCTCGCGGCGGCCCGGCCGGTTCCTGCTCTCCGGTTCGGCCAACTTCAGCTTGCTGCGCGGCGTCACGGAAAGCTTGGCCGGTCGCGCTCTGTATCTCACGCTTCATCCATTCGACAGGAGGGAACTGCAAGGCAAGATACGCACTGTCCCGTTTGTCAAAAAAGCTTTCGAGAACGGGGCACCGCCAAAGCATGCGGCGGTCGGCGATATCGCCGTGAAGGACATTCTCCTTGGCGGTCTGCCGCCGGTTTGCCTCAAGCTCACGCGCCGGCCGGAATTGTGGTTTAAAGGATACGAACAGACCTACCTGGAACGGGACGTGCGCGAGTTGAGCCGTGTCGTCGATCTTGTCTCTTTCCGCAACCTTCTTGGGTTGACGGCTCTTCGCACCGGCCGGATATTGACCGTCAGCGAGCTTGGCCGAGACGCCAAGCTCAACGCCGCTACGACGGCGCGCTATCTCAGTCTGCTGGAAGCCTCTTTTGTGGTGGTCCGCCTAAGCCCATACTTTGCCAATCGAGCGAGCCGGCTCATTAAGTCTCCCAAGCTCTACATCAGCGACTCAGGACTCGCCGCCCATCTCGCCGGCATCGACGAAAATCGCGCGGCAATCGATCCGATGAAAGGAGCGCTTTTGGAAACCTACGTGGCGCAAAACTTGGCGGCGGTGCTCGAATCCGAGTGCACCGGCGCCCGCCTTTCCTATTGGCACGTCCAGGGACGGCACGAAGTCGATTTTGTTATCGAGAAGGGGCGGGATACTTTGGCGATTGAAGTCAAAGCCGCAGCGCGCTGGGACGAGCGCGACCTCGCGGGTCTAAAGGCTTTCCTCCATAAAACCAAACAGTGCCGCCTGGCGATTCTCGCGTATGGGGGACGCGAAACGGTTCGCCTAGGCGACCGCTTGTGGGCGGCGCCGCTGGCGGCGGTCTTAAGTTGACTCGCTTTCCCTTCCCCACGTAAACCTGTTAGGAATCTTTTTTGCCGTCTATGCCACGTGAAGAGAGAATCACGTTCCACAATGGCCGCAAGCAGAAGCTCGTCGGAGTTCTGCATCGTCCGGCGGTAAAGCCGAACGCGGCGGCGATTCTTTGTCACGGCATGGAGTCGAGCAAGGAAAGCGAGAAGATCGTCGCGTTGAGCCGGCAACTGGCGGAACGAGGAATTCTCGCTTTGCGTTTCGATTTTGCCGGCTCGGGCGAGTCGGAGGGCAAGTTCGAGAAGATGACCTACAGCGGCGAAGTCGAAAATTTGCGCGCGGCGTATAACTTCGCCCTTCAATACGAACCGAGGAAGATCGGCATCTTCGGCTCCAGCATGGGAGGAACCGTCGCGGTAATGTTCGCGGCCCAAGAGAAAACCGTTGCGGCGCTCGCGACCGTCGCCGCGCCGGTTCACCCGGAGAAATTCAGCGCGAAGCTCTTAACGCCGGAAGAAACGCGGCAGTGGCGCACGCGGGGCTACATCATCTATCATGACAAGCGGCTAAATGTTTCATTGCTCGACGATATGGAAAGACTCGACGTGCCGAAAGCCGCGCGGAAAATCTCCTGCCCCGCCCTCGTCATTCACGGCGACAAAGACGACACCGTGCCGGTCGAAGAAGGCCGCGAGCTTTTCGCCGCGCTCGCCGGACCGAAGCGGCTCTGCGTTATCGAAGGATCGGGCCACCGTCTCACCGAGCCGGCGCACTTGCAGAAAGCGCTCGCGGAGTCTATCGGCTGGTTGACGCAACATCTTGGGTGAGAAAAAATGACGCTATTCAGGGTTTCCTGTGAAGAATAATTCACCACCGAGACACGGAGTTCGCATGGTTCGACCCTTCGGCTTCGCTCAGGACAGGCTCCCTCGACTGCGCCTTTAGTCCCGAGCTTGTCGAGGGATCACCACGAGCGGAATTCTTCATAGCCGCGCATCCTGAGCTTTGTCGAAGGATGCGCCCTCCGCGCCTCGGCGGTGCGATCTCCGAGCCTTGCTTCACACGGAAGCCTGAAGTCCCAAAAATGATAACGCCTCTAGCAAAATCCTTCCTGCGCATCCAACCCCCTCACCTTAGTCCTCTCCCCCTCGCAGGGGGAGAGGGAAGGGTGAGGGGGATTTCTCTGCTTGTATTCCCTATCTGCTTGGCTCTATTTCTCTCCGGCTGCGGCAGGGACCTGAAAACGGCGCAGGGAGTCGCCGAGGAATTCATCGATCAACATTACGTCGAGATCAATTTGCAGAAAGCGCAAGAATACTCGGTCGGGCTGGCGCTTCAGAAGATCAACGAGGAGATCCGTTTGACCAGCGGCCAGACGATCGACGCCTCGACGCGCAAACCCAGGGTCCATTACCGCCTCGTGGAAAAGAAAGAGACGGAAGGACGCGTGCAATTTCTCTATCAAGGGACGATTCAGGCCGAGGACGCGCCGGAATTCACCCGGCGCTGGCTCATCATGGCGCGAAAAGAAGGCGATGGGTGGCGGGTCTCCAATTTCACCGAGTCGGATTGATGGAAACATTCAGGGCCGACACACAGGTCGGCCCCTACACGTCACGTAAATTTTCCGATGTAGGGGCGCACCTGCGTGTGCGCCCGCCGGCCGCTATTTTGCCCGCAGCTCTTCGTACGCCTGCCTCGCGATCGAAAAATCCACGACCTGACTGAGCGGAATCATCCGTTTTTCCCTGACCATCTCCTGCGCCGCCTGAATGCTGAGCAGCACCGCGCCGTCCGAAGTCGTCCCGTCGTCCTCCAGAGTCCTGGCTGTCAGATCCCACGTCTCCGCCGCGCGCTCGCGATCGAGCCGCCATTTCGCCATGAGGAGTCCGATCATCTCCTCGCGATTGGCCTTGGCGTAGGCGATCCCTTTGAGCAGCGCCCGGATCATCCGCTTGATCTGCCCCGGCTGCTCCTTGATCATTCGCGTGGACACGCCCACGCCGCCGCTGACCGCTTCCATCGCATCGCCGATGAAAACCAATCGCTTCAAGCCCAGCTGCTCGGCCTGAAAATCGGCGGGTACGCTGACGGTCGTCGCATCGACCACCCCCATCTTGAGCGCGCTGATCCGCTCGGGCGTGTTGCCGACGACGATGACGCTCATCTCGCGGTCCACGTCGATGCCGGCGTCTTTCAGCAAGCGCCGCGAGAGAAACGCTTCGCCGGCGGTGAGCGACGCGACGCCGAGCTTCTTGCCCTTGAGATCCTTGAGCGACTGGATGTGAGGCCGGACCATCAACGAGTAGAGCGGGCAGTCGTTCGAGACCATCACCACCTTGACCGGCAGGCCGTGCACCGCGGCGTTGATCGTCGTGCCGGCGAAATAACTGTATTGGAGATCGCCGGAGACGAGCGCTTTGACGCCCAGCTCGGGCCGCATGACGATCGTCTCGACGTCCAGGCCTTCGGTCTGGAAAATCCGCTTTTCCTTGGCGATGATGAGCGGAAAAGAGATGAGGCCGCCGGCGGAATAGGCGATGCGCACGCGCTCCAACGACTGCGCGTGTGGTTCGACACGCTCACCACCCTGAGCAAAGTCGAAGGGGAGCGCTTCCGCAAAGCCGAGGAAGAAAAAACAAAACAACGCTATGGCGACCATTTTTTTTCCTCCGGGCGTCATCCGCCCTGGCGCTCCCGCCATTTGAGATAGGCCCAAAGCCATACGGCCGAGTTCGCCCGTTCGGGCGGCGAAAGCAGCACGTCGTCCGCCGTCAAATAGGTCACGTCGCCCAGCGCGCGCGCCTGAATCAGCAGCCGCGCCGTCCGCTCATAGATCCACGCGCGGGCGAACGCCTCCTTGAGCGTTTCTCCCGCGACGACGATGCCGTGGCCGCGCATCGTCACGGCGCGGTTTTTTTGCATCAGCCGCGCCAGGTCGCGGCCGATCTCGGGCGTCGAGGCGGAGGTCGCGCTCGGATGGATCGGCACCCCTTCGATGAACCAGCGGCTCTGCTGATCGATCGCGCGGAGCGGTATCCCGGCGACGGAGAGCGCGATCGCGTTTTCCGGATGGACGTGAATGACCGCGTTCCAGCGTGGATCGGACTTGAATGCCTCGCTATAAATATGGATCTCGTTCGGCGGCTCGCGCTTGCCTTCCAGCCGCGCGCCGTCCATGTCGAAGAAGAGCAGCTCGTCGTAGTCGGAGGCGGCATCGAGCGGGGGACGCAGATATTGCAGCACAAACCCCTCCCGCCCGGGAACGCGGACCGCGACGTGGCCATAATAGCTCCCGGTATGCTTGACGAGCCAACGAGCGGCGAAATGGACGTCGTCGAGCAGCTCGGCGGCGATGCCGAGCCGCGACGGATCAACTGTACGCGCGGTAGATACCATCGAATTTAGCCAGCTTGAAGGCGACCATGTTCCGCGCGGCCTCGCGCACGGCGCGCTGCTGCGGCGGCGAAGTCGCGTAGCGCGCGACCACCTCGGCCGCCGCTTTCGTGTGCTCCTGGTCGGCTACTCTATGGACGGTGAAAAACTGGCACTCTTTGTCGCCGAGGCCGTAGTGGCGCCGGAGCTCGGTGTCGAACTCTTCCGAGTAGCGGCAGACCATGCTCTCGTTGACCAGCGCGCCGGTGCGCGTCTCGGCCGGAGTGCCGAGAAACATGCCACGAATCACGACGCTGGTGTGGGCGAGGCATTCGAAGACCGGCACGGCGTCGGTGAAGTCTTCTTCTTGGAGCCCGAGCGCGACGCCGAACTTCTTCGCCAGCTCGGGATGATACTGCTCTTCGTTGAACTGCTCGCGAAAATGCTCGTAGAGATCGGGGTTGGCGGCGTTCTTGGCCATGCAGAGGACGAGGCCTTTGCAGAGCGCAACGTTGTGCAGGTAGTGCTGGACGGCGAAGCCCTGGAGCCGGCGCTTGGATAACTTTCCCTCGCGCAGCTCGGAGAAGTAGCGGCTCTCCATGAGCCGCTCGACGCCCGGCTGAACGATCTCGCGGATGACCGAATCGACGAAAGCCTGATTCTCCATAACATCAAGATACTAGGAAAGGGATCGTTGGTTTGTCAACCGTGGCAGGGGCGGGTTTCAAACCCGCCCCTACGATGCGCGCGAAAACGTCACACCTGCCAGGATTCACTGATTGTTGCGGTCTGAGCTCGCGGATTCTCCCGATCCATTTCCCACATCAGAGGATTGACCACGATGTATTGACGGATACGGTTCAATTCGTCATCGTCGCGAACGATATGCTCGTAATAATTTCGCTGCCATAACCTGCCACAAAATCCGGGCCAGGCCGATTTCGCAGCAGCGTGGCGGAAACGGGCGGTGGTTAGCGATTTGAATCGGTGAACAACATCCGACAACGACATTGTAGGGGCAGGCCCCTACGCCTGCCCTGCGGCAGGGCAACCACGGGGGATTGCCCCTACATCAGGATGATCCTGTAAAACAATTATTCCGTGAAAATGGTTCGGCATCACCACGAATTCGTCAATGTTCACACCGACATAATGTTGCGGCAATTCCTCCCACACCGATTGGACCGTCCCTCCGGCATCATTCAAACCCATCTTCGCATCCACAATCTCTCCGAAAAGACACTCGCGACTGTAGGTACAGATCGTAATAAAATATGCGCCGGCTTGGCTGTAATTGTATCCACGCAGTCGGATGGACCTACGATGGTGTTTTTCACGATCTAATCGCAATCCTGCCACCTAATACAGCCGTAAAAACAACCGTTTTGTGGGCGCGGCCCCCCGTGGCCGCCCAAGGGCAGGCACAGGGGCCTGCCCCTAGAAAAACCGCAACATTTGGTAGCGACGGTTTTCAAACCCGCCCTACGAATGCCCCTAGCCTAGAAGGTCTTTCAACTGCTCCAGGGTGACCACCTTGGCGTAGACTTGACTGAGCGCGCTGAAGACGACCTTGCGGATCTCGTCCGGCGTGACGTGGCCCCAGCCGCAGTCTTTGATCTCGCGAACGCGCACGCAATCGGCGACGAGCAGAACGCGGAAGTCCCGATTGGCCGCGTCGCGGCAGGCGGTCTCGATGCCGTACTGGAGCGTGCTGCCGCAGACGATCAGCGTGTTCTTCCCCAGCGCGCGCATCTTCGCTTCCACCGGCGTGTCGATGAAAGCGCCCGACTTGTACTTGACGAAAACCGTGTCGCCGTCGCGCGGCGCGATCTCCGGCGGGATCTTCCGCGTCTCGTCGTCCATCGCCGCCATCGTATTGTAGCGCGTCACCACTCCGGGCGGCGGACGATAATCGCCGACGACGGCGTAGAAAAAAGGAAGGTTCTTTGTGCGGCAGAAATCGGCCAGCTTGGCGACGGTGGCGATGACGCTCGGACCGGTGGGATCGTAGAGCCGCTTGCCGGGTGTGCGCAGCCCCTCGCCGATGTCGTGGATCAGCAGCGCGCATTCGCCGGCGCTGACGGGGAATTCAACCATGCGTCTTACGCGGTCGGGACTTCGGCGACGGCCGTCGCCGGAGCTTCGGCGCGCCGACGGGGGATTTTCAACGCCAGGCCCGCCGCAATCAATGCGATGCTCCCGCCCGCGAGGAAGGCCATCTGGTAGTCGCCCAGCCAATCCCGCACGATGCCGCCGCCCGCGGCCATGAGCGCCGCGCCGATCTGGTGCGAGAGGAAGATCCAGCCGAAAATTTTTCCCACCGACTGCCGGCCGAAGGTGTCGGCGGTCAAAGCGATGGTGGGCGGCACCGTGGCGAACCAGTCCAGCCCGTAGATGACGGCAAAGATGAACAGCCCGGAGAAATCGGCGACAAAGGGAAGAATGAAAAGCGAGAGGCCGCGCAGCGCGTAAACCAGAGAAAGCCATTTGCGCGCCTCGACCCGGTCGATCATCCAACCGGAGAAGACCGTCCCGACGAAGTTAAGCCCGCCCATGACGCCGACGGTGGCGGCGGCGGTGACCTGGGGAATGCCGTGGTCGATGGAGTGAGGAATCAGGTGAGTGCCGACGAGCCCGTTCGCGGTTCCACCGCAGATAAAAAAGCTTCCGGCCAGAAGCCAGAAGGTGGAGGAGCGAAAAACTTCGGCGAGCGGCACGGAGTCCGATCCGCCGCCCGCGGCGCGGAGAGCGCCGAGCGGCTGCGCCCCCTGAGCGCTCGCGTCCTTTGAACCGTAGGGCTCAAGCCCCACCTCCGCCGGATCGTCCCGCATCCATAGATAGATGAACGGAATCAGCGTGAGCGTGACTGCGACCAGAATCCACGAGCCCGTGCGCCAGCCGCTCGTGACGATCGCCGCCATGAAGAGCGGGATGAAGA
Above is a window of Candidatus Binatia bacterium DNA encoding:
- a CDS encoding MFS transporter, producing MQQNQTGQSQRPLSTGFYYGWLVVALSFLTTLTSAGIRSSPGVLIHPFEMEFGWSRAAIAFAVSINLFLFGVGAPLGGWLMERFGPRRVMLTSLLVLAIGVSGTTFMTTYWELVLLWGVVVGLSAGGVGSVLSATVASRWFVQRRGLVLGILNSASSTGQLIFIPLFMAAIVTSGWRTGSWILVAVTLTLIPFIYLWMRDDPAEVGLEPYGSKDASAQGAQPLGALRAAGGGSDSVPLAEVFRSSTFWLLAGSFFICGGTANGLVGTHLIPHSIDHGIPQVTAAATVGVMGGLNFVGTVFSGWMIDRVEARKWLSLVYALRGLSLFILPFVADFSGLFIFAVIYGLDWFATVPPTIALTADTFGRQSVGKIFGWIFLSHQIGAALMAAGGGIVRDWLGDYQMAFLAGGSIALIAAGLALKIPRRRAEAPATAVAEVPTA
- a CDS encoding class II aldolase/adducin family protein produces the protein MVSTARTVDPSRLGIAAELLDDVHFAARWLVKHTGSYYGHVAVRVPGREGFVLQYLRPPLDAASDYDELLFFDMDGARLEGKREPPNEIHIYSEAFKSDPRWNAVIHVHPENAIALSVAGIPLRAIDQQSRWFIEGVPIHPSATSASTPEIGRDLARLMQKNRAVTMRGHGIVVAGETLKEAFARAWIYERTARLLIQARALGDVTYLTADDVLLSPPERANSAVWLWAYLKWRERQGG
- a CDS encoding isochorismatase family cysteine hydrolase, yielding MVEFPVSAGECALLIHDIGEGLRTPGKRLYDPTGPSVIATVAKLADFCRTKNLPFFYAVVGDYRPPPGVVTRYNTMAAMDDETRKIPPEIAPRDGDTVFVKYKSGAFIDTPVEAKMRALGKNTLIVCGSTLQYGIETACRDAANRDFRVLLVADCVRVREIKDCGWGHVTPDEIRKVVFSALSQVYAKVVTLEQLKDLLG
- a CDS encoding iron-containing redox enzyme family protein, whose translation is MENQAFVDSVIREIVQPGVERLMESRYFSELREGKLSKRRLQGFAVQHYLHNVALCKGLVLCMAKNAANPDLYEHFREQFNEEQYHPELAKKFGVALGLQEEDFTDAVPVFECLAHTSVVIRGMFLGTPAETRTGALVNESMVCRYSEEFDTELRRHYGLGDKECQFFTVHRVADQEHTKAAAEVVARYATSPPQQRAVREAARNMVAFKLAKFDGIYRAYS
- a CDS encoding transposase, whose translation is MSLSDVVHRFKSLTTARFRHAAAKSAWPGFCGRLWQRNYYEHIVRDDDELNRIRQYIVVNPLMWEMDRENPRAQTATISESWQV